The following coding sequences lie in one Arachis stenosperma cultivar V10309 chromosome 5, arast.V10309.gnm1.PFL2, whole genome shotgun sequence genomic window:
- the LOC130979706 gene encoding uncharacterized protein LOC130979706 isoform X1 yields MHRQSLGSPSSKLHHGVALADHHALPADDAPKPHRMSSPPPRPPHKLIHLIPLLTLLCFLILYLCSHTPSPSDLDHVPGFNRSSKHHVLDSVAEINDIERYTDAKRADVFAIRSLRNLQQIPKNRLNRKLADF; encoded by the exons ATGCACAGACAGTCCCTGGGTTCGCCCTCCTCCAAGCTCCACCATGGAGTCGCCCTCGCCGACCACCACGCTCTCCCCGCCGACGACGCTCCCAAGCCTCACCGCATGTCCTCTCCGCCTCCCCGCCCTCCTCACAAGCTCATCCACCTCATTCCTCTCCTCACTCTCCTCTGTTTCCTCATCCTCTACCTTTGCTCCCACACTCCCTCTCCCTCAG ATTTAGATCATGTTCCTGGATTCAACCGCTCCTCCAAGCATCATGTATTAG ATTCAGTTGCGGAGATCAACGACATTGAGCGTTACACGGACGCCAAGAGAGCCGATGTTTTCGCGATCCGAAGCCTCCGTAATTTACAGCAGATACCAAAAAATCGCCTCAACAGAAAACTCGCCGATTTTtaa
- the LOC130979706 gene encoding uncharacterized protein LOC130979706 isoform X2, producing MHRQSLGSPSSKLHHGVALADHHALPADDAPKPHRMSSPPPRPPHKLIHLIPLLTLLCFLILYLCSHTPSPSDLDHVPGFNRSSKHHVLVAEINDIERYTDAKRADVFAIRSLRNLQQIPKNRLNRKLADF from the exons ATGCACAGACAGTCCCTGGGTTCGCCCTCCTCCAAGCTCCACCATGGAGTCGCCCTCGCCGACCACCACGCTCTCCCCGCCGACGACGCTCCCAAGCCTCACCGCATGTCCTCTCCGCCTCCCCGCCCTCCTCACAAGCTCATCCACCTCATTCCTCTCCTCACTCTCCTCTGTTTCCTCATCCTCTACCTTTGCTCCCACACTCCCTCTCCCTCAG ATTTAGATCATGTTCCTGGATTCAACCGCTCCTCCAAGCATCATGTATTAG TTGCGGAGATCAACGACATTGAGCGTTACACGGACGCCAAGAGAGCCGATGTTTTCGCGATCCGAAGCCTCCGTAATTTACAGCAGATACCAAAAAATCGCCTCAACAGAAAACTCGCCGATTTTtaa